One window of the Crassaminicella thermophila genome contains the following:
- a CDS encoding sodium-dependent transporter, whose product MSRQNEQWSSRWGFIAASMGMAIGTGNIWRFPRVAASNGGGPFLIAWTVALFVWAIPLLMGEMVMGRKTGLGTIGAFRDFVGKKFTWMGTWIAAVCLAIMFYYSVIMGWCMKYFTLAVSGAFKSGMGTEATEAIWHTFTTTPSQTIFFHFISMTIAGIIIYKGVNGGIEKASKIMIPTLFILMLTAVIRSVTLPGATKGLEYLFSPKLYMLKNPKIWLEAFTQAAWSTGAGWGFIITYAVYTKKKEDIAANCMIMGFGNNVGSLIAGLTILPAIFALSPNQEFVNQAITSGNTGLAFIYLAQLFPTMPAGRILAAIFFLSMTIAALSSLLPMIEVGVRNLMDMGMTRKKATLLIIISGFILGIPSAYSLDFLNNQDFVLGIGLLVSGLFVAFALMKYGLEEIRNKVINTEWTDMKVGKWWSVCVKLFPLFFIVLTGWWMFQAVGWYPDSWWNPLEVYSPGTILFQFVIYVILGLKTNNILAGRIGKGRDITQLSTREVR is encoded by the coding sequence ATGAGCAGGCAGAATGAACAATGGAGTAGTAGATGGGGATTTATTGCTGCATCTATGGGAATGGCAATCGGAACAGGAAATATATGGAGATTCCCAAGAGTTGCTGCATCTAATGGAGGAGGACCATTTCTTATTGCATGGACAGTAGCACTATTTGTTTGGGCAATCCCTCTTTTAATGGGTGAAATGGTTATGGGTAGAAAAACAGGACTTGGAACAATAGGTGCTTTTCGCGATTTTGTTGGCAAAAAATTTACTTGGATGGGTACATGGATTGCCGCAGTATGTTTAGCAATTATGTTTTATTATTCTGTAATTATGGGTTGGTGTATGAAATACTTCACATTAGCTGTTTCAGGAGCGTTTAAATCTGGAATGGGAACTGAAGCTACAGAAGCAATATGGCATACTTTTACTACGACACCATCTCAGACTATATTCTTTCATTTTATATCAATGACAATAGCAGGAATTATTATATATAAAGGTGTAAATGGAGGAATTGAAAAAGCGAGTAAAATTATGATACCAACATTATTTATATTAATGTTAACAGCAGTTATAAGATCTGTGACACTTCCTGGAGCAACAAAAGGACTTGAATATTTATTTAGTCCTAAACTTTATATGTTAAAAAATCCTAAAATTTGGTTAGAGGCATTTACTCAGGCAGCATGGTCAACAGGTGCTGGATGGGGCTTTATTATAACTTATGCAGTGTATACGAAAAAGAAAGAAGACATTGCGGCAAATTGTATGATTATGGGTTTTGGAAATAATGTTGGTTCACTTATAGCAGGATTAACTATATTACCAGCGATATTTGCTTTATCACCAAATCAAGAGTTTGTTAACCAAGCAATAACATCAGGAAATACAGGACTTGCATTTATCTATTTAGCTCAATTATTTCCAACAATGCCAGCAGGAAGAATATTAGCAGCAATCTTTTTCTTATCTATGACAATTGCAGCATTATCATCTTTACTTCCAATGATTGAAGTAGGAGTAAGAAATTTAATGGATATGGGAATGACAAGAAAAAAAGCAACATTATTGATTATTATTAGTGGTTTTATATTAGGAATTCCTTCAGCTTATAGCTTAGATTTCTTAAATAATCAAGATTTTGTATTAGGAATTGGGTTATTAGTAAGTGGATTATTTGTAGCATTTGCTTTAATGAAATACGGTTTAGAAGAAATAAGAAATAAAGTAATTAATACAGAATGGACTGATATGAAAGTTGGAAAATGGTGGAGTGTATGTGTAAAATTATTTCCTTTATTTTTTATTGTGCTTACAGGCTGGTGGATGTTTCAGGCGGTTGGCTGGTATCCAGATAGCTGGTGGAATCCACTAGAAGTATATAGTCCTGGAACAATCCTATTTCAATTTGTTATTTATGTTATATTAGGTTTAAAGACAAATAATATTTTAGCAGGTAGGATTGGAAAAGGAAGAGATATTACACAATTATCCACAAGAGAGGTGAGATAA
- a CDS encoding polysaccharide deacetylase family protein, whose amino-acid sequence MKIWVINRRVILSILCIFILIGVTFVYLSDFGNMIIGVMNKDKVLPIYCVDTEEKKIAISFDAAWGDQYTNGILDILDKYNVKTTFFLVGFWVDKYPDMVKKIQDKGHEIGNHSSTHPHMSKLSVGQITQELNETGEKIEKITGVKPILFRPPFGDYNNRLIETAKKNGYYTIQWDVDSLDWKELGAQPVVDRVTRNVKKGSIVLFHNNAKYVLEYLPLVIERLQREGYEIVPISELIMKDDFYIDHTGMQRKNKKE is encoded by the coding sequence ATGAAAATATGGGTGATTAATAGAAGGGTAATTTTAAGCATTTTATGTATTTTTATATTGATTGGTGTTACATTTGTATATCTTAGTGATTTTGGGAATATGATTATTGGTGTAATGAATAAAGATAAAGTTTTGCCTATATATTGTGTAGATACAGAAGAAAAAAAGATTGCAATAAGTTTTGATGCAGCTTGGGGAGATCAATATACGAATGGAATATTAGATATATTAGATAAATATAATGTAAAGACGACTTTTTTCTTAGTAGGATTTTGGGTGGATAAATATCCTGATATGGTTAAAAAAATTCAAGATAAAGGTCATGAAATTGGAAATCATTCTAGCACTCATCCACATATGTCAAAGTTATCTGTAGGGCAGATTACACAAGAGTTAAATGAAACAGGAGAAAAAATTGAAAAGATTACAGGCGTAAAACCTATATTATTTAGGCCACCATTTGGAGATTATAATAACCGTTTGATTGAAACGGCAAAAAAAAATGGTTATTATACGATTCAATGGGATGTAGATTCTCTTGATTGGAAAGAATTAGGAGCACAGCCTGTTGTAGATAGAGTTACAAGAAATGTGAAAAAAGGTTCAATTGTATTATTTCATAATAATGCAAAATATGTACTAGAGTATCTACCATTAGTTATTGAAAGATTACAAAGAGAAGGATATGAAATAGTTCCTATATCAGAGCTGATTATGAAAGATGATTTTTATATAGATCATACAGGAATGCAAAGAAAAAATAAAAAAGAATAA
- a CDS encoding Na/Pi cotransporter family protein encodes MIFSILIGVIIFFVGIFIITNSMSKLSNNHFKNFIMKLTKNPLLGALAGIIVTTLTQSSSTTSILVVSLVNSRIINLYQAVPVIMGANIGTTFTAQLISFDFFFLIPYILILGTILFFLRFKNIGKFLIGFSFLFLGIKFMVYSLKPLKDLMSFKSLILSIENNSLKGVFIGIITTAIMQSSSTSVAIIQSLAIGGLINIYQAVPIIMGQNIGTCVTTLLSSIATDKNGKRTAIIHLFFNIIGTLIFYPFINLFSYFIYKLTPFDPVRQIANAHSLFNIINVILLFPFINLMVFISKKVVR; translated from the coding sequence GTGATATTTTCTATTTTAATTGGAGTAATTATTTTTTTTGTTGGAATATTCATAATAACAAATTCTATGTCAAAATTATCTAATAATCATTTTAAAAATTTTATTATGAAACTTACTAAAAATCCTCTTTTAGGTGCATTAGCAGGAATTATTGTAACTACCTTAACACAAAGCAGTAGCACAACTTCTATATTAGTTGTAAGTTTAGTAAATTCAAGAATAATAAACCTATATCAAGCTGTACCAGTTATTATGGGAGCAAATATAGGAACCACATTTACAGCTCAACTTATCAGTTTTGACTTTTTTTTTCTGATTCCCTATATATTAATATTAGGTACTATCTTATTTTTTTTAAGGTTTAAAAATATAGGTAAATTTTTAATTGGCTTTTCTTTTCTTTTTCTAGGAATAAAATTTATGGTCTATTCATTAAAACCATTGAAGGATTTAATGTCTTTTAAATCATTAATATTATCTATAGAAAACAACAGCTTAAAAGGTGTTTTTATTGGCATAATCACAACAGCCATTATGCAAAGCAGCAGCACTTCTGTAGCAATTATTCAAAGTCTTGCCATAGGAGGCCTTATCAATATTTATCAAGCCGTACCTATTATTATGGGACAAAATATAGGTACATGTGTTACAACCCTTTTATCTAGTATAGCTACTGATAAAAATGGAAAAAGAACTGCAATAATTCATCTTTTTTTTAATATAATAGGCACTTTAATTTTTTATCCTTTTATTAATTTATTTTCATATTTTATATATAAACTTACACCTTTTGATCCTGTTAGACAGATAGCAAATGCACATAGTTTATTCAATATAATAAATGTTATTCTTTTATTTCCATTTATAAACTTAATGGTATTTATATCAAAAAAAGTAGTAAGATAG
- a CDS encoding polysaccharide deacetylase family protein, translating into MAIYKKIIALVIAASILATGCTTKAVKEEEKEAVAIENEKKVEKKEIDLQKIKPNEAGQIMVLMYHSIAEPEGEFTRTPENFRKDLQYLYDKGYRPISLKDYVTGNITTKAGYTPIVLTFDDGWQNNFNMIKNEKGDFIIDPDCAVGILEKFHEKHPDFPLEATFFINNNIPFGQEEHLAYKLKYIVEKGMDIGNHTASHINYKNADAKRIQKELGSIVKLVKKYLPDYEVNTHALPFGSRPKDKSLYKYLESGNYDGLDYKNIAILEVGWDPYKSPYHTKFNPLAIHRVRASDLQKYVQGVGMYDWVDRFEKGVRVRYISDGDPEVVTIPEGYKEVIDTAKIGDKKLRTYVLE; encoded by the coding sequence GTGGCTATATATAAAAAAATAATTGCATTAGTAATAGCAGCAAGTATATTGGCAACAGGTTGTACTACAAAAGCAGTTAAAGAGGAAGAAAAGGAAGCTGTAGCAATAGAAAATGAAAAAAAAGTTGAGAAAAAAGAGATTGATTTACAAAAAATTAAACCAAATGAAGCTGGCCAAATTATGGTACTGATGTATCATAGCATTGCTGAGCCAGAAGGAGAATTTACAAGAACTCCAGAAAATTTTAGAAAAGATTTACAATATCTTTATGATAAAGGTTATAGACCAATCAGCTTGAAAGATTATGTAACAGGAAATATTACAACTAAAGCAGGATATACACCTATTGTATTAACTTTTGATGATGGATGGCAGAATAATTTTAATATGATTAAAAATGAAAAAGGTGATTTTATTATTGATCCGGATTGTGCTGTTGGAATTCTTGAAAAATTCCATGAAAAACATCCTGATTTTCCACTAGAAGCAACTTTTTTTATAAATAATAACATACCATTTGGACAAGAAGAGCATTTGGCATATAAGTTAAAATATATTGTTGAAAAAGGGATGGATATAGGAAATCATACTGCTAGTCATATAAATTATAAAAATGCAGATGCTAAAAGAATTCAAAAGGAATTAGGTAGTATTGTGAAATTAGTAAAAAAATATTTACCTGATTATGAAGTGAATACTCATGCTTTACCGTTTGGGTCAAGACCTAAAGATAAAAGTTTATATAAATACTTAGAATCAGGAAATTATGATGGATTAGATTATAAAAATATAGCAATTTTAGAGGTAGGCTGGGACCCATATAAATCTCCTTATCATACAAAATTTAACCCACTAGCTATTCATAGAGTAAGAGCTAGTGATCTTCAAAAATATGTACAAGGTGTTGGTATGTATGATTGGGTAGACCGTTTTGAAAAAGGAGTTAGAGTAAGATATATATCTGATGGAGATCCAGAAGTTGTAACAATACCTGAAGGCTATAAGGAAGTAATTGATACTGCAAAAATAGGGGATAAAAAATTAAGAACTTATGTATTAGAGTAG
- a CDS encoding 4Fe-4S double cluster binding domain-containing protein, giving the protein MDKTVILKEKIKKWGASKVGFAFLEDLLPKDLKHLKTGISIAVRLSDEIIAQIEDTPTHTYFHHYRTVNTYIDQITLKISMQLQNWGYLAMPIPASQSVNIDGKQYSGIFQHRTAATRAGIGWIGRNACLVTEEFGPRVRLGTVLTNMEAIYDKPVEESQCGSCKKCVRACPALALRGELWYPGIKREELVDAKACSMHMHNHYQHIGRGVVCGICVRVCPKGNQVIKR; this is encoded by the coding sequence GTGGACAAAACAGTAATACTAAAAGAAAAAATTAAAAAATGGGGTGCTTCAAAAGTAGGGTTTGCATTTTTAGAAGATTTATTACCAAAAGATTTAAAGCATCTAAAAACAGGTATTTCGATTGCAGTAAGATTATCTGATGAAATTATAGCCCAAATAGAAGATACACCAACTCATACATATTTTCATCATTATAGAACAGTAAATACTTATATTGATCAAATAACATTAAAAATTTCTATGCAGCTTCAAAACTGGGGATACTTGGCTATGCCAATTCCTGCATCACAAAGTGTGAATATTGATGGTAAGCAGTATAGTGGAATTTTTCAACATAGAACTGCAGCTACAAGGGCAGGGATTGGATGGATTGGAAGAAATGCGTGTTTAGTAACAGAGGAATTTGGACCAAGGGTAAGGCTTGGAACAGTTTTAACAAATATGGAAGCAATTTATGATAAGCCTGTAGAAGAATCACAATGTGGAAGTTGTAAAAAATGTGTTAGAGCATGTCCAGCTTTAGCTTTGAGAGGAGAATTATGGTATCCAGGGATAAAAAGAGAAGAATTAGTTGATGCAAAAGCTTGTAGTATGCATATGCATAATCATTATCAGCATATTGGAAGAGGTGTTGTATGTGGCATTTGTGTTAGAGTATGTCCTAAAGGGAATCAGGTTATAAAAAGATAG
- a CDS encoding alpha/beta-type small acid-soluble spore protein has translation MANNNKVVVPEARMALNQMKAEIANELGLTNYENIDKGNLTSRQNGYVGGYITKRLVEMAERSMAGK, from the coding sequence ATGGCAAATAATAATAAGGTAGTTGTTCCTGAAGCTAGAATGGCTTTAAATCAAATGAAAGCTGAAATCGCTAATGAACTTGGACTTACAAATTATGAAAATATTGATAAAGGAAATTTAACTTCTAGACAAAACGGTTATGTGGGTGGATATATTACAAAAAGATTGGTTGAAATGGCTGAAAGAAGTATGGCTGGTAAATAA
- a CDS encoding DUF4364 family protein, with product MFYNDTQQLAKHKLILLYIFDKFSMALTNTQITQFIMEKDYMNYFLLQQFLGELVNTGMLEYSKSNNSFFYVLTEKGKRTLQYFKDRLSNELIDEIDKSIEQRKQILLKEMQITADYTKRNKNEYIVDLKVIENNITLIDLKLNVVSNKQAKQICEKWKTQAQNIYGDIINLLIKQ from the coding sequence ATGTTTTATAATGATACACAACAACTAGCAAAACACAAGCTTATATTATTATATATATTTGATAAATTTTCAATGGCTCTTACAAATACACAAATAACCCAGTTTATTATGGAAAAAGATTATATGAATTACTTCTTGTTACAACAGTTTCTTGGAGAATTAGTAAACACTGGCATGTTAGAGTATAGTAAAAGTAATAATAGCTTTTTCTATGTATTAACAGAAAAAGGTAAGCGTACTTTACAGTATTTTAAAGATAGATTATCAAATGAATTAATTGATGAAATTGACAAATCTATCGAACAAAGAAAGCAAATATTACTAAAAGAAATGCAAATTACAGCAGACTACACAAAAAGAAATAAAAATGAATACATTGTAGATTTAAAGGTGATTGAAAATAATATTACTTTAATTGATTTAAAGCTAAATGTAGTTTCTAATAAGCAAGCAAAACAAATTTGTGAAAAATGGAAAACACAAGCACAAAATATTTATGGAGATATTATAAATTTACTAATTAAACAATAA
- a CDS encoding YncE family protein gives MKTNFENMVFVANMGEDTISVLNLIKLEEIYKIELEDIFFYKIKKPALGPHHAVIDYNKRYLYITNSHNASISIVDLIQNKIIDNICVGSCPSHIVICKKNKTIYVSNTDSNSISVISLESRGLLAQIPVGRMPHDVKLSKDNQKLYVTNIGSDTITVINTATNDIEKSVYVHPNPYHITLNKEGNFIFVVNTSFSSRQGGSITILDSKNLKIMDRIRVGKMPVEAVIGKNENILYITDAELNAVNILDIKEKKLIDRVYVGRMPGCIEKDKKNQYLFVGNMQDNTLTVMNLKNLSILKNIPVGIEPSTIVCV, from the coding sequence ATGAAAACAAATTTTGAAAATATGGTTTTTGTAGCTAATATGGGAGAGGATACAATTTCCGTTTTAAACTTAATAAAATTAGAAGAAATATATAAAATAGAGCTGGAAGATATATTTTTTTATAAAATAAAAAAGCCAGCTTTAGGGCCACATCATGCTGTTATTGATTACAATAAAAGATATCTTTATATAACAAACTCACATAATGCAAGTATTAGTATAGTTGATCTTATTCAAAATAAAATTATTGACAATATATGTGTAGGAAGTTGTCCAAGTCATATAGTGATTTGTAAAAAGAACAAAACTATATATGTATCAAATACTGATTCTAATTCTATTTCTGTTATTAGTCTAGAAAGTAGAGGTTTATTAGCCCAAATACCTGTAGGAAGAATGCCGCATGATGTTAAATTAAGTAAAGATAATCAAAAGCTATATGTAACAAATATAGGTTCAGATACAATAACTGTTATTAATACAGCTACTAATGACATAGAAAAGTCAGTATATGTTCATCCAAACCCTTATCATATTACTTTAAATAAAGAAGGGAATTTCATTTTTGTTGTAAATACTAGTTTTTCAAGCAGACAAGGTGGAAGTATTACCATTTTAGATAGTAAAAATTTAAAAATTATGGATAGAATAAGAGTAGGAAAAATGCCAGTAGAAGCAGTGATAGGAAAGAATGAAAATATTTTATATATTACAGATGCCGAACTGAATGCTGTAAATATTTTAGATATAAAAGAAAAGAAGTTAATAGATCGTGTTTATGTAGGAAGAATGCCAGGCTGTATTGAAAAAGACAAAAAAAATCAATATTTGTTTGTAGGAAATATGCAAGATAATACATTAACAGTTATGAATTTGAAAAATTTAAGCATTTTAAAAAACATTCCTGTGGGAATAGAGCCAAGCACAATCGTATGCGTATAG
- a CDS encoding TIGR03905 family TSCPD domain-containing protein encodes MYIYKTSGVCSKQIEFSVENNVIKKVKFYGGCPGNLQGISKLVEGMHVDEAIKRLSGITCGPKSTSCPDQLSKALVALKEKIA; translated from the coding sequence GTGTATATTTATAAGACATCCGGTGTTTGTTCAAAGCAAATTGAATTTTCCGTAGAAAATAATGTTATTAAAAAAGTAAAATTTTATGGTGGATGCCCAGGTAACTTACAGGGAATTAGTAAGCTTGTAGAAGGAATGCATGTTGATGAAGCAATAAAAAGACTTAGTGGCATTACATGTGGACCAAAATCAACTTCTTGTCCTGATCAATTATCAAAAGCTTTAGTCGCATTAAAAGAAAAAATTGCATAA
- a CDS encoding sigma-54 interaction domain-containing protein, with protein MFENESYIKQFADMMTEGFIFIDYKGKIQIYNKKAKEIFGIVHNQGIGHDAGKINPKDIVIIADNCLGKDDGGLTPKDLNYIGIDDSDINLRDVFAGIGLYKSKDVLPVYKYQKSENNKDIFVLDTIFQNIAIRIQINFLMKFIEITVENQSFKMNYINAVGHMVVIDGDTKKVKFYQAGGYTARGESITELLSGKSFRGKGKYEEFDVIGKDIFEIHEFGDTIKEFYQVAKGKNISYKDKFTEINGFPTLCTLLPVSIEGKRVGAALKVEDISILKKVTKERDEALLHIKQMERMLKEEKNTQDLFSEILGESEEIKNVKKLAYKASKSNSTLLLLGESGTGKSLLARAIHNASKYKDKPFIHVNCGAIPEELLESELFGYERGAFTGARSQGKEGLFEAASKGTIFLDEIAEMSLHLQVKLLQVLQNKTFFRLGGTKEISVDVRIIAATNKDLEEEMLKGRFREDLYYRVNVFPIWLPPLRERKQDIYSLTNAILPRICKRMGIEEKNISGEALYRLMKHDWPGNIRELENVLERAVNIAEGNTIQVYHLPFKIGIKKVEESREIIKPLKEYVQKAEKNAIKEALKYYQNDRAKAMKALKIGKTSFYEKLKKYKIK; from the coding sequence ATGTTTGAAAATGAAAGCTATATTAAGCAGTTTGCAGACATGATGACAGAGGGCTTCATATTTATAGACTATAAAGGAAAAATTCAAATATATAATAAGAAAGCAAAAGAAATATTTGGAATTGTCCATAATCAAGGAATTGGACATGATGCAGGAAAAATAAACCCTAAAGATATTGTAATCATTGCAGATAATTGTCTAGGGAAGGATGATGGTGGGCTTACACCAAAGGACTTAAATTATATAGGTATAGATGATTCAGATATTAATTTAAGAGATGTATTTGCAGGAATTGGATTATATAAAAGCAAAGATGTTTTACCTGTATATAAATATCAAAAATCAGAAAATAATAAGGATATTTTTGTATTAGATACAATTTTTCAAAATATTGCTATTCGTATACAGATTAACTTTTTGATGAAGTTTATTGAGATCACAGTAGAAAATCAATCTTTTAAAATGAATTATATTAATGCCGTAGGACATATGGTAGTAATTGATGGGGATACAAAGAAAGTGAAATTTTATCAAGCAGGAGGTTATACTGCTCGTGGAGAAAGTATTACTGAATTATTATCAGGAAAATCATTTAGAGGAAAAGGTAAGTATGAAGAATTTGATGTTATAGGAAAAGATATATTTGAAATACATGAGTTTGGGGATACAATTAAAGAATTTTATCAAGTAGCAAAAGGAAAAAATATCAGCTATAAAGATAAGTTTACAGAGATTAATGGTTTTCCAACTCTCTGTACTTTATTGCCTGTAAGTATAGAAGGAAAACGAGTAGGAGCAGCCTTAAAAGTAGAAGATATATCTATCCTTAAAAAAGTAACAAAAGAAAGAGATGAGGCTTTACTGCATATTAAACAAATGGAAAGAATGCTTAAAGAAGAAAAAAATACGCAAGATTTATTTTCAGAAATATTAGGAGAGAGTGAAGAAATTAAAAATGTAAAAAAATTAGCTTATAAAGCTTCTAAATCAAATTCAACTCTATTGCTTTTAGGGGAGAGTGGTACAGGAAAAAGCTTGCTTGCAAGAGCTATACATAATGCAAGTAAATACAAAGATAAGCCTTTTATTCATGTGAATTGTGGTGCTATTCCAGAAGAGCTTTTAGAGAGTGAATTATTTGGATATGAAAGAGGAGCTTTTACAGGAGCAAGAAGTCAAGGGAAAGAAGGACTTTTTGAAGCAGCATCTAAAGGAACAATATTTCTAGATGAAATAGCTGAAATGAGTTTACATTTACAGGTAAAACTATTGCAAGTATTGCAAAATAAAACATTTTTTCGTTTAGGAGGAACGAAAGAAATATCAGTGGATGTGCGAATTATTGCAGCTACGAATAAAGATTTAGAAGAAGAGATGCTTAAGGGTAGGTTTCGAGAGGATTTATATTATAGGGTTAATGTTTTTCCTATTTGGCTACCTCCATTAAGAGAAAGAAAACAAGACATTTATTCTTTGACAAATGCTATTTTGCCAAGAATATGTAAAAGAATGGGGATTGAAGAAAAAAATATTTCAGGAGAAGCTCTTTATCGTTTAATGAAACATGATTGGCCTGGAAACATAAGAGAGCTTGAAAATGTTTTAGAAAGAGCCGTAAACATTGCAGAAGGAAATACTATACAAGTATATCATTTACCTTTTAAAATTGGCATAAAAAAAGTTGAAGAATCTAGAGAAATCATTAAACCTTTAAAAGAATATGTACAGAAAGCAGAAAAAAATGCCATAAAAGAAGCATTAAAATATTATCAAAATGATAGAGCAAAGGCTATGAAGGCTTTAAAAATTGGAAAGACTAGTTTTTATGAAAAGTTAAAAAAATATAAAATTAAATAG
- a CDS encoding bifunctional folylpolyglutamate synthase/dihydrofolate synthase yields the protein MNYEQALSYIHGTYKFGSKLGLENITYLLDLMGNPHRDLKVIHVAGTNGKGSTSSFIASVLKEQGYKVGLYTSPYLEEFTERIRINGENIPKEELAKITDYVKGKINKMISNGKNHPTEFEVVTAIGFEYFKRQNVDFLVLEVGMGGRFDATNVVDPLLSVITPIDIDHIDYLGDSLDKIAYEKAGIIKENSYVVSYPQKREAMEVIKDVCSNKNSKLVKAPIDSIKVIKKDDKGQIFNVNYGSEKLENVCISMLGEHQIQNATVCLTALYVLEKEHYIKISKEALYEGLKKSIWPGRLEIMKRDPIVLIDGAHNPQGMKALSKVLKELFYDKNIILCLGILGDKDSSMIDEIVPLAQKLVLTKPDNPRAMSVEKLYEKVAKFEKTTLKKEKIADAVETALSLANFEDVVVFAGSLYMIGNVRTLLKNRK from the coding sequence ATGAATTATGAACAGGCTCTAAGTTATATTCATGGTACATACAAATTTGGCAGCAAACTAGGACTTGAAAATATTACTTATTTATTAGATTTAATGGGAAATCCTCATAGGGATTTGAAAGTTATTCATGTGGCAGGGACAAATGGAAAAGGTTCTACTTCATCATTTATAGCTTCTGTATTAAAAGAACAAGGGTATAAGGTAGGTCTTTATACTTCTCCATACCTAGAGGAGTTTACTGAAAGAATCCGAATAAATGGAGAGAATATTCCTAAAGAAGAGTTAGCTAAAATAACAGATTATGTAAAGGGCAAAATAAATAAAATGATTTCAAATGGAAAGAATCATCCTACAGAATTTGAAGTTGTTACTGCTATAGGATTTGAGTACTTTAAAAGACAAAATGTAGATTTTTTAGTATTAGAAGTAGGTATGGGAGGAAGATTTGATGCAACAAATGTAGTAGATCCTTTACTTTCAGTTATTACTCCTATAGATATAGATCATATAGATTATTTAGGAGATTCTTTGGATAAAATAGCTTATGAAAAGGCAGGAATTATTAAGGAAAATAGCTATGTGGTTTCTTACCCTCAAAAAAGAGAAGCTATGGAAGTTATAAAAGATGTATGCAGCAATAAAAATTCAAAATTAGTAAAGGCACCTATTGATAGTATTAAAGTAATAAAAAAAGATGATAAAGGACAAATTTTTAATGTGAATTATGGAAGTGAAAAATTGGAAAATGTATGTATATCTATGCTAGGAGAACATCAAATTCAAAATGCTACAGTATGCTTAACTGCTTTATATGTTTTAGAGAAGGAGCATTATATAAAAATTTCTAAGGAAGCATTATATGAAGGTTTAAAGAAAAGTATTTGGCCTGGAAGACTTGAGATTATGAAAAGAGATCCTATTGTACTAATAGATGGGGCCCACAATCCTCAAGGAATGAAAGCTTTATCAAAAGTATTAAAGGAGCTTTTTTATGATAAGAATATTATATTATGTTTAGGGATTTTAGGAGACAAAGATTCTTCAATGATTGATGAGATTGTTCCACTTGCACAAAAATTAGTCCTTACAAAGCCAGATAATCCAAGAGCTATGTCTGTGGAAAAATTGTATGAAAAGGTAGCAAAGTTTGAAAAAACTACACTAAAAAAAGAAAAAATAGCAGATGCGGTTGAAACAGCATTATCTTTAGCTAACTTTGAAGATGTAGTCGTATTTGCTGGTTCTTTGTATATGATTGGGAATGTAAGAACTCTACTTAAAAATAGAAAGTAG